The stretch of DNA GCCGTGTCAAAGGGTATTCCAGCGAGACTTGTGAATGCGTAGGTGCAGGTGACGGCGTAGAAGCCTGCAGCAAGGCCCACGCCGGTGATTCTGTGGAACGAGGACAGAATCCACGTCAGCTGTGGTTGGTAGATTTGCAGGTGTGGAGACGATGgtctgttttttctctgtGCGACAAGGATCGCCTGCTCTTCGGCGGGCGTGGCCTTAATGGTAACGAGGCTTCTAACTCCAAGGGCAGCGCCCGCGAGCTGGCGTCTTGGAACCGCGGAGATCGATTGGCGTGCGATGGAAAGCATACTGAGTCAGAAATGGAACAACGGAAacaaattaatttatttggCTGGGTTGCCGTTTGCACGACTTTTAATTTTTTAGGGCCGGGGCCGAAAAACAGCGTGCGGACCAATAAGAGGAGTTACAGAAGTCAGCTTGCAAAAGGCGTACTATATGGGCATACATAGCGTCTATGGTCCATGGCTGGGTGGGGGGAAGTCCACACCGGGCCATAGACCTCTCTATTTCTAGTGTTCTGTGCAGACACAGTGCCGGATATCCATGCCCTACATCCGGGAATTTTGCACACCTCAACACCAGAACCGGTACACTCTGTAGTAGAACGGTTTCGAGCGAAGATGGGCCTTTTCCTCGGCGATCTCGGCCTTGAGGACCTCGAGGTCGGTGTCGCGAC from Ogataea parapolymorpha DL-1 chromosome VI, whole genome shotgun sequence encodes:
- a CDS encoding succinate dehydrogenase cytochrome B subunit, mitochondrial precursor, which gives rise to MLSIARQSISAVPRRQLAGAALGVRSLVTIKATPAEEQAILVAQRKNRPSSPHLQIYQPQLTWILSSFHRITGVGLAAGFYAVTCTYAFTSLAGIPFDTATLVSVVAGLPVAAKVGLKAAASFPFAFHVANGVRHLVWDFGKELTLKGVYRTGYVVLGFTALVGTYLTFL